A stretch of the Siniperca chuatsi isolate FFG_IHB_CAS linkage group LG24, ASM2008510v1, whole genome shotgun sequence genome encodes the following:
- the LOC122872332 gene encoding sodium/hydrogen exchanger 2-like: MGTSVLFEVRTERGVFCLLLLLLLCCVGGKCVLKESKPFHNEPQAFPKEERASLPVFTMDYPRIQVPFEFTLWVLLASFAKIGFHIYHKITIWIPESSLLIAVGLIVGAIMHSVKEEPPAVLSSNVFFLYMLPPIILDSGYFMPTRPFFENAGTVLWYSVVGTLWNSIGVGLSLFAVCQFEVFGLQDINLQENLLFGTIISAVDPVGALNVFEDIGVNEQIYIVIFGEGLFNDAVTVALYSTFSFLANLPLIESTDVFLGVARFFVVAAGGVLFGLLFGFVSAFTTRFTHNVRQIEPLFVFMYSYLAYLVAECFAISSVLAIITCAITMKYYVEENVSQRSCATIRHVVKMLATVSETLIFFFLGVVTITTEHKWNWAYILFTLLFAFIWRGTGILVLTQIINPFRTIQFTFKDQFGLAYGGLRGAICFALVFTLPSNINRKNMFVTASIAIIIFTVFIQGISIRPIAEYINIRRTNKNLNTINVEVHTRVMEHVVCGLEDLCGQWSHYYWKDKFKKFNDRVLRRILVRDSRAESSIVSLYKKLELQNAIELLDTPMGDLSAAPSIVSLHDGRKEVFRPRKQFLAADVRKMHDILSKNMYKIRQKTIAYTNKYNLPDDSRTREILIRRHASIRRSARARSFRELPEQNILRSQKYYSLQPGGDLESAFPLRRRSHGGGSDVDRLSARLQPSGVSPHSSSRSLVPMRRLNTIEESGRAGEQPGASARPHSPSPGVDVLDERGPGSLGGFSIRGRRAPVLAPRRRTLDRGDRDEDPTDSECTGEREEPVSPPRLPPPRGWVPENQDARDNVAGNPLRRHSSQGPRGSERSSRTEREVF; the protein is encoded by the exons ATGGGgacctctgttttgtttgaggTCAGGACTGAGAGAGGAGTCTTTTGCTTGCTTCTGCTCCTCTTGCTCTGCTGTGTTGGAGGGAAATGTGTGCTGAAGGAATCAAAACCTTTCCACAATGAACCCCAGGCCTTCCCAAAGGAGGAGAGGGCCAGCCTTCCTGTGTTTACGATGGACTACCCTCGGATCCAGGTTCCCTTTGAGTTTACACTGTGGGTGCTGCTGGCCTCTTTTGCCAAAATTG gTTTCCACATTTACCATAAAATCACCATCTGGATCCCAGAGTCCTCCCTCCTGATTGCCGTCGGCCTCATCGTTGGTGCCATCATGCACTCAGTCAAAGAGGAGCCCCCCGCTGTTCTCAGCTCCAACGTCTTCTTCCTCTACATGCTCCCACCCATCATCCTCGACAGCGGCTACTTCATGCCCACGAGGCCGTTCTTCGAAAACGCCGGCACAGTGCTGTGGTACTCCGTGGTGGGAACTCTGTGGAACAGTATCGGGGTCGGGCTTTCCCTCTTTGCCGTCTGCCAGTTTGAGGTGTTTGGACTTCAAGATATCAACCTGCAG GAGAACTTACTGTTTGGCACCATCATCTCGGCTGTGGACCCCGTGGGTGCGCTGAATGTGTTTGAGGACATTGGAGTCAATGAACAGATATACATAGTCATATTTGGAGAGGGACTCTTCAACGATGCTGTCACTGTG GCTCTTTACAGCACCTTTTCCTTTTTGGCAAACTTGCCCCTCATTGAATCCACTGATGTGTTTCTGGGAGTTGCCAGGTTCTTCGTGGTGGCGGCCGGAGGCGTCCTCTTTGGCCTTCTGTTTGGATTCGTGTCTGCGTTCACCACGCGTTTCACCCACAATGTCCGTCAGATCGAGCCCCTCTTCGTCTTCATGTACAGCTACCTGGCGTACCTGGTGGCCGAGTGTTTTGCCATCTCCAGCGTCTTGGC CATTATAACATGTGCCATAACCATGAAGTACTACGTGGAGGAGAATGTGTCCCAGAGATCCTGCGCCACCATCCGCCATGTTGTCAAGATGCTGGCCACTGTCTCTGAAAccctcatcttcttcttcctggGTGTTGTTACCATAACAACTGAACACAAGTGGAACTGGGCCTACATCCTGTTTACGCTGCTGTTCGCCTTCATCTGGAGAGGAACTG GCATCCTGGTGCTGACCCAGATCATCAACCCGTTCCGCACCATCCAGTTCACTTTCAAGGACCAGTTTGGCCTCGCCTACGGAGGCCTGCGAGGGGCAATATGCTTCGCCCTGGTCTTCACTTTGCCCAGtaacatcaacagaaaaaacatgtttgtcacTGCTTCGATTGCCATTATCATATTCACTGTTTTCATACAG GGCATCAGCATCCGTCCCATAGCAGAATATATAAACATCAGGAGAACCAACAAAAACCTGAACACCATCAACGTAGAGGTTCACACCAGA GTGATGGAGCATGTTGTTTGTGGTCTTGAGGACTTGTGTGGACAATGGAGCCACTATTACTGGAAAGACAA GTTTAAGAAGTTCAACGATCGTGTTTTGAGGCGCATCCTGGTCCGAGACAGCAGGGCTGAGTCCAGCATTGTGTCTCTGTATAAGAAACTGGAGCTGCAGAATGCCATCGAGTTACTGGACACACCTATGGGAGACCTGAGCGCAGCGCCATCTATCGTTTCTCTGCA TGACGGGAGGAAAGAGGTGTTTCGACCGAGGAAACAGTTCCTGGCTGCTGACGTGAGGAAAATGCACGACATCCTGTCAAAGAACATGTACAAAATCAGACAGAAG ACGATAGCTTACACCAACAAATATAATCTGCCCGATGACAGTCGAACCAGGGAGATTCTGATTCGCCGCCACGCGAGCATTAGACGAAGCGCCCGTGCCAGAAGTTTCCGCGAGCTG cCTGAACAAAACATCCTCAGGTCTCAAAAGTACTACTCCCTCCAACCGGGAGGGGATCTGGAGTCTGCCTTTCCCCTCAGAAGACGAAGTCATG GTGGTGGTAGTGACGTGGACCGTCTCTCAGCCCGTCTCCAGCCCTCTGGTGTGTCGCCACACTCCTCATCCCGCTCTCTGGTTCCTATGAGGAGGCTGAACACCATTGAGGAGTCTGGACGTGCAGGGGAGCAGCCAGGCGCTTCTGCCCGCCCACACTCACCCTCTCCTGGGGTTGATGTTTTGGACGAGAGGGGTCCTGGAAGTCTAGGAGGTTTTAGCATCAGAGGCAGGAGAGCACCAGTTCTTGCACCCAGGAGGCGCACTTTGGATCGgggagacagagatgaagaCCCCACTGACTCTGAATGTACAGGAGAAAGGGAGGAACCAGTGAGCCCTCCCCGCCTACCACCACCTCGTGGCTGGGTACCTGAGAACCAGGATGCCAGAGACAATGTGGCGGGAAACCCCCTACGTAGACACTCGTCACAGGGGCCTCGAGGCTCAGAGAGATCATCACGGACAGAGAGGGAAGTATTTTGA